From the Paenibacillus sp. MMS20-IR301 genome, the window GAAGGTGAAGGCACCGGCTGTATCTGCAAAAATAGGTCCCCACCCGCCCCCGAGCAGCGGCTTCAGGTGATGATATTCATATCTCGGAATGGACAGCAGCTGAATAACCACGATCACTATTAAAGAGAACAGCAGCAGAAATTTCGCACTCCGCCCCAGCACTTCAAGCCCGGCAATGACCACCCAGATGCACAGCAGGCCAATGACCAGCATCGGGGCAATCATTGGAGTAGAGGTCAGAGCCACCGTCTTGCTGAATTCACCGAAATTCCGCAGCACCAGTGCTCCCAGATGGAGGGCATACCATATATAGAGGCAGGATAACACGCGCCCCGCGACTCCCCCGAATACTTCAATCAGCATTTCAAACAGATCCTTGCCCGGGAAAAGAACATGGAGCCGCGCGTAGATAAGCATGAGCGGGACCGCCAGCGCGATAGCAAAAATCAGCGCAATCCAGCTGCTGTTGCCGGACTCCCCCGACGTTCCCATGAACAGCGAGCTGCCGCTTATAAACAATACAACTATGCTGATGGATTGTCCTGCCGGTATAATCTCCTTGCTCATGCGTACCGCCTCCTTCTGGAGCGTGCTCTAGTATAGCTTTTTAATCCAACTGACAAACAGCGGCGAAGGGCTTGGAATCTCCCAGTGCATGGCCAGGGCAAACGCCAGCGAGAATGAAATCAGGAAGAGTGCAGAGCAGACGAAGAAATCCCGCTTCATCCCCCGCTTCAGCAGCCCGTAAGGGTCAAGCACAGCCATAACCCCATACAGGATCACGATAAAAATCAACATGACTAATCCCCCAGTCTGATGGCCCGCGATGTTTTGGCTGTACTCTGGATGACCACTTTAGAGCTGACCGTCACATCCATTTCAGCGAATCTTTGCGGCCAGTTCCCTTTGACCTTTTTCCAGATACCAGGATTGTTCTCATGAATCTTTTCGCCAAAACCACAAATATCAGCATCATACTCCCGCTGAATCTTATGAATAACCGCCAGCAGCTTCTCCTGCAGATCCCGGCCGGCTCTAGCCTCAATATCATCAATGCTCTCACCTGCCAGGAAGCCGTCAGCGTTCATCACTTCGTCCAGTCCGGTTTTGGTCAGCGACTTAATCTGAATCTGCAGCTCATCCCCTGCCATGCTGGGCTTTACCTTTGTCTGATTCGAGATCACCTCAAGAGAATAAGCAGGCTTGCCGTGCTTATCCTCTACTGCAATTACCCCGCCCTGCAGCGCATTTTTGATTACGAGCATACTCTTGCTCTCTTCCCCGTCCAGCCGGCCGACCATTCTGTCCTTCACGAAGATGGCGGTTCCCTCCACCTTTTTATACTGGCCACCGTCTCTCTCATGGATGTGCACCATTGGCGCGATTGCACTGTTTCCTGATGTTTCCAGCTTGTCGATGAAATCCCAGATTTCCACAACCGGTGCCGAGCTGGTAAATTTCTCGTCCCGCATGATCTGGGCCAGCTCAAAAGATACGATCTCATTATTCTTGCTGTTCGGCTTGAGAATCTCACGGGCAGTCTTCCCACCTGACACAAAAATAAATACATCCGATCTTGTTTCCGTATCCCGGCTGTACCAGTCCACTACCTTGACCAGACCCTCCCTGGCCAGCTCCTCGCTGATAATAATGCATTTGGCATGGCTCCAGAACAGCTTCTTGCCGGTCAGGGAAATCATGTTGCGGACAATTTCGAACATGGTGTCACCGCTGAGGCTAATGACTTTGACCCCTGCCTCAGCCCTGTCCGTTCCTCCGTTAGTATCCACAATCTCCGCTGTCAGAAGCAGCTTGCCGTCCGCTTGGTTCCGGTCAATGGCCACGCCGGCCACGATCGACATATCATCAACTTCACTGTAGTTCCAGCAGCCCGGGAGACAGAACAGCAGCAGCAGGACCACCGGTACAAGCAACAGCCGCCGCTGGTTCTTCATATCCGCTTAACCGGCTTGCTGCTCTTCTTCCGCTTCATGTTGCGTGCCCCGATGATCGCCGGACGCAGGTACATATCCCACCAGGGTGCACGGACTGCAGTATCCTTAATATCCTGCGGCCGGATGGAGCCGACTCCCAGCATATAGGGGACACCGAAGGAGCGCAGGCTCATCAGATGAACCACCAGTCCAAGCAATCCGAAGAAGTATCCATAGGTTCCCAGGAAAAAAGTACTGGCGAGCAGCCCCAGCCTGACGATAATCAGCGGCCCGGTCAGCCTTGGATTCAGCAGGGTTGTAATCCCTGTCAACCCGACAACAATGACCATCGGCGCACTGACAATCCGCGCATCTACAGCCGCCTGTCCCAGCACAAGCGCCCCAACGATACTGACGGCCTGGCCGATGGAGGTCGGAATCCGTGCCCCCGCTTCGCGCAGCACCTCGAAGATCGTCAGCATAATCAGTGCCTCAACCACGGTAGGAAACGGAACAGACAGCCTGGCATTGGCGATGCTTAATAGCAGCAGTGTAGGAACCATTTCCTGTGCATAGGTCACAAGCGCGACATAGCCGGCCGGGATCGTGATCGACATGAACGCCCCCAGAACCCTGAGCATCCGGTTGAACGAGGCATAATAATAGTTGATATAATAATCCTCGCTGGCCTGAAAGTTCTCCACAAATACATAGGGCAGCGTTAAAGCAAAGGGGGTACCCTCAATCAGCAGGCCTATTCTGCCCTCCATCATTTTGCTTACCAGCGCATCCGGCCGCTCGGTATTGCCGATCATCTCAAACGGGGAATACGGCTCATCCCGGATTAACTCCGCCAGATATCCTGTATCCAGCACATGGTCAATCTCTACCCGCTCCAGCCGGCCGTAAAGCTCCTTAAGGATATCGGGAGAGGCCAGACTCTCCATGTAGCAGATACAGGTCTGCGTTTTGGACCGCGTTCCGACATTCGTGAATACAAATTTCAGATCAGAGTTCTGTATTCTGCGGCGGATCAGTGTCAAATTGACCAGCAGCGATTCGGTGAAGCCCTCCCTTGGCCCCCTTACCGCTCTTTCCGTCTCAGGCTCCGTTATGGCTCTGGTCTCCCAGCCCTGGGCATTCACAATCAGCGCCCCGGCGTAGCCGTCCAGAAGGAATACCGTTTTGCCGCTGACAATGGCTCCTACCAGCTCATCCTGATCCGTAGAGACCATAGTATCGCTGATATCAATAACCTCCTTGCGGATGACCTCCATCAGCCCGGCAGCATCGCTGCAGTCTTCTTCTCTGAACTTATGGCTCATTACCGGCCTCGTGATCCCGTTCTGAATAAGATCCCTGTCGATCATTCCATCCACATAGACCAGGCCGCAACGGACCGGCAGCTCATTCCTGCTCTCAATCACCCGGACCCGCAAGGTTCCGTCATTGTTAAATATCGTCCGGAAAAGCGCCACCGTATCATCGAGCAGGGGACTCAACGGCTGAGTGGACAATACTTTGCCCGCAGGCTTACTGTTCATTGCAGCATTTTTATTCTTCACAGCTGTCACTCCTGTCCGTTCCTATTGATCTGATTATCCCCCGCCGCCCCTTCTCCTATTCGCCATAATTATGCTCCGCAGGAAGAATACAGGCCGCAGTGTATAGCAGAAACAGCCCCCTCTGCCAAGAAGGGGCTGTTCAGATTAGCTGGCTGTCAAGCCGAGCTGCTGCGCCTGTACAGCAGATGAAGCCGGCGGCTGTTTTATGTTATCGTAGAGAGAAAGGAGGGCAACATGAAGCCATTCACCAAACAAGTTATTCTCATTATCCGGTCTATTCCGGAAGGTTCTGTGATGACCTACGGCGGAATTGCCCGCGCGGCGGGCAGCCCCAGGGGGGCCAGACAAGTGGTTCGTATCCTGCACTCCATGAGCCGCAAATACAAGCTGCCATGGCACCGGGTCATTAATTCTAAAGGAATGATTTCACTTACCGAAGATGAATCCGGTTCGCTTCAGCAGCTGTATCTGCTGGGGGAAGGAATCGCTTTTGACGAACGCGGTGTAGTTGACCTTGCCCGCTACCAGTATGAGCCCGGCCCGGATCTGGATCTGGATTTGGATCTGGAACCGGAAACAGGTGTCAGCCTTGACCCTGAAGATCATTTCCTGCCGCCCTTCGAATAAGCCCGGCGGCTGCCGCTGGCGAGTCCGTTCAGCAGACAATACAGCGTGGCATAGATCACCAGCAGTACAAAGGCGATGAACAGGCTGAAGAACACCGACTGGCGGTTCAGACTGTCCAGTACCAGCTGGTACAGCTGATGGCGGTCTGTCAGCACATCCCAGCTGTTCAGGCGGTAGACTCTGCCGAGCAGGACACCGTAGCCGCCCAGCGCGCAGGCAACCAGCACGAAGATCCAGGAGAGCAGCAGATTGCTTTTGCGCAAGATCACATGCTGGAACTGATACAGGGAGAAGAACCCGGTCAGCCAGCCGCTCCAGGTGAACAGAAGCAGCATGACCAGATCGTACCAGTACCGGCTTTGAATCGCTCCTTCGGCGATATATCTGCTTTTGCGGACCGTTAAATGCACCAGATCTGTCATAATATAAGGCGCATTCGGAAAAAACAGCAGCCATGCAGCGCCCAGCGGCAGCAGCAGCCATCCGCCAATCCGCCGCTTGTCCAGCTCATGTGCCGCCATAGAGATGAAGAATGGTATCCAGGCCAGGAACAGATTCCAGAGCAGAAAGGCATAGAATGAATCCGTCTGAAGTGAGACTACGCGGTATACAGCAAGTGTGGCCGCTGTCGTGCCTGCCAAAAGTACAAAAACCTTCGAATAATTCAGTTCCTTCATGTTGGATAATCTCCTTAACATGGTATAGTCCCGCTATGTACATACCTGAAATTCAATTCTCAGCTGTTCTTAAGTATTGTACAAATATGGAACCGCTTCGTCCAATCCGGGTTGCTGCCGGGACCGGCCGCAAGCCGCAGCCACAGATTGTACAGCACCGCCGCTGTCAGCAGCCATAACCGAAATAGAGCATATCTCCGTCCGGGAGATATGCTCTATTCTTAGGCTTATATTAAATTAAGTCCATTATATGGCCTAACTGCGTGCCTATACCCCACCGCTCAGCTTCCTTGCAACTGCCGGTGTACGG encodes:
- a CDS encoding DUF1361 domain-containing protein translates to MKELNYSKVFVLLAGTTAATLAVYRVVSLQTDSFYAFLLWNLFLAWIPFFISMAAHELDKRRIGGWLLLPLGAAWLLFFPNAPYIMTDLVHLTVRKSRYIAEGAIQSRYWYDLVMLLLFTWSGWLTGFFSLYQFQHVILRKSNLLLSWIFVLVACALGGYGVLLGRVYRLNSWDVLTDRHQLYQLVLDSLNRQSVFFSLFIAFVLLVIYATLYCLLNGLASGSRRAYSKGGRK
- a CDS encoding MGMT family protein; the encoded protein is MKPFTKQVILIIRSIPEGSVMTYGGIARAAGSPRGARQVVRILHSMSRKYKLPWHRVINSKGMISLTEDESGSLQQLYLLGEGIAFDERGVVDLARYQYEPGPDLDLDLDLEPETGVSLDPEDHFLPPFE
- a CDS encoding endospore germination permease encodes the protein MSKEIIPAGQSISIVVLFISGSSLFMGTSGESGNSSWIALIFAIALAVPLMLIYARLHVLFPGKDLFEMLIEVFGGVAGRVLSCLYIWYALHLGALVLRNFGEFSKTVALTSTPMIAPMLVIGLLCIWVVIAGLEVLGRSAKFLLLFSLIVIVVIQLLSIPRYEYHHLKPLLGGGWGPIFADTAGAFTFPFAEIVVFLGAFNGLPAKGSAKRVMLSGMLIAGGIIIIVTIRNILVLGPDILSSLYFPSYVAVSRINIGDFLSRIEGSAAIVFVTALFIKVSLCLYVTCNGLSKVLGLKSYRSVVLQTGLIMVYLSDFIYTNIMQMQEFAYHIYKVYALPFEVFIPVTLWIIAELLARRAGRRQAASNQQQP
- a CDS encoding Ger(x)C family spore germination protein, which codes for MKNQRRLLLVPVVLLLLFCLPGCWNYSEVDDMSIVAGVAIDRNQADGKLLLTAEIVDTNGGTDRAEAGVKVISLSGDTMFEIVRNMISLTGKKLFWSHAKCIIISEELAREGLVKVVDWYSRDTETRSDVFIFVSGGKTAREILKPNSKNNEIVSFELAQIMRDEKFTSSAPVVEIWDFIDKLETSGNSAIAPMVHIHERDGGQYKKVEGTAIFVKDRMVGRLDGEESKSMLVIKNALQGGVIAVEDKHGKPAYSLEVISNQTKVKPSMAGDELQIQIKSLTKTGLDEVMNADGFLAGESIDDIEARAGRDLQEKLLAVIHKIQREYDADICGFGEKIHENNPGIWKKVKGNWPQRFAEMDVTVSSKVVIQSTAKTSRAIRLGD
- a CDS encoding spore germination protein, coding for MKNKNAAMNSKPAGKVLSTQPLSPLLDDTVALFRTIFNNDGTLRVRVIESRNELPVRCGLVYVDGMIDRDLIQNGITRPVMSHKFREEDCSDAAGLMEVIRKEVIDISDTMVSTDQDELVGAIVSGKTVFLLDGYAGALIVNAQGWETRAITEPETERAVRGPREGFTESLLVNLTLIRRRIQNSDLKFVFTNVGTRSKTQTCICYMESLASPDILKELYGRLERVEIDHVLDTGYLAELIRDEPYSPFEMIGNTERPDALVSKMMEGRIGLLIEGTPFALTLPYVFVENFQASEDYYINYYYASFNRMLRVLGAFMSITIPAGYVALVTYAQEMVPTLLLLSIANARLSVPFPTVVEALIMLTIFEVLREAGARIPTSIGQAVSIVGALVLGQAAVDARIVSAPMVIVVGLTGITTLLNPRLTGPLIIVRLGLLASTFFLGTYGYFFGLLGLVVHLMSLRSFGVPYMLGVGSIRPQDIKDTAVRAPWWDMYLRPAIIGARNMKRKKSSKPVKRI